One stretch of Saccharopolyspora erythraea DNA includes these proteins:
- a CDS encoding family 2B encapsulin nanocompartment shell protein produces the protein MSGPELPPEHNGQSQLSLGTAAARNLATTTKTPPQMQSISPRWLLRMLPWVQTAGGAYRVNRRLTYALGDGRLTFTNTGQSVRVVPPELRELPTLRDLDDEGVLAALAERFTQREHAPGDVLATAGQPAEELILLAHGKISTLTDGEFGGQSTLDVLADGHFLGDRVLTGEQTTWPVTAKATTPCIVLALSRQAIESLVQQSEVLRGHLERVRNSPQRAQNKHGEAAIDLASGHDGEVDLPGTFVDYELAPREYELSVAQTVLRVHTRVADLYNRPMDQLEQQLRLTIEELREEQENELINNRDFGLLHNADLRQRIQTHSGPPTPGDLDELLSRRRKSEFFLAHPRTIAAFGRECSRLGLYPETVDVHGTRVPAWRGVPLLPCNKIPITDTGTSSILVLRTGEENQGVVGLHQTGIPDEYEASLNVRFMGINDKAVTSYLVSAYHSAAVLTPDALGVLENVEIGR, from the coding sequence ATGTCCGGCCCTGAGCTCCCGCCTGAGCACAACGGGCAGTCCCAGCTGAGCCTGGGAACTGCTGCGGCACGAAACCTGGCCACCACGACCAAGACGCCACCGCAGATGCAGAGCATCTCCCCGCGGTGGCTACTGCGAATGCTGCCGTGGGTGCAAACCGCGGGTGGCGCCTACCGGGTGAACCGCCGGTTGACCTACGCCCTCGGCGACGGGCGTCTGACGTTCACCAACACCGGCCAGAGCGTGCGGGTGGTACCTCCGGAACTGCGCGAACTGCCGACGCTGCGCGATCTGGATGACGAGGGGGTCTTGGCCGCACTGGCGGAGCGGTTCACCCAACGCGAGCACGCGCCCGGCGACGTCCTTGCCACCGCCGGTCAACCCGCCGAGGAACTGATCCTTCTCGCCCACGGTAAAATCAGCACGCTCACCGACGGCGAATTCGGCGGCCAGTCCACACTCGACGTACTGGCCGACGGCCACTTCCTCGGGGACCGGGTCCTCACCGGCGAACAGACGACCTGGCCGGTCACCGCCAAGGCAACCACCCCGTGCATCGTCCTGGCACTGTCCAGGCAGGCCATCGAAAGCCTCGTTCAGCAGTCCGAGGTGCTGCGCGGGCACCTCGAGCGGGTGCGCAACAGCCCGCAGCGCGCACAGAACAAGCACGGCGAGGCTGCCATCGACCTCGCTTCCGGCCACGACGGCGAAGTCGACCTGCCCGGCACCTTCGTCGACTACGAGCTCGCACCTCGCGAATACGAACTCAGCGTCGCCCAGACCGTCCTTCGCGTGCACACCCGGGTAGCCGACCTCTACAACCGGCCTATGGACCAGCTCGAGCAGCAGCTGCGCCTCACGATCGAGGAACTTCGCGAAGAGCAAGAGAACGAGCTGATCAACAACCGCGATTTCGGGCTGCTGCACAACGCGGATCTGCGTCAGCGCATCCAGACCCACAGCGGCCCGCCCACGCCGGGCGATCTCGACGAACTGCTGTCGCGCCGCCGCAAGTCGGAGTTCTTCCTGGCCCACCCGCGAACCATCGCCGCCTTCGGCCGCGAATGCTCCCGCCTGGGCCTGTACCCGGAGACGGTGGACGTCCACGGCACCCGGGTGCCCGCCTGGCGCGGCGTTCCACTCCTGCCCTGCAACAAAATCCCGATCACTGACACGGGCACCAGCTCCATCCTGGTCCTGCGCACCGGCGAGGAGAACCAAGGTGTCGTCGGCCTGCACCAGACCGGCATCCCCGACGAGTACGAAGCAAGCCTGAACGTGCGTTTCATGGGCATCAACGACAAGGCCGTGACGTCCTACCTCGTCAGCGCCTACCACTCCGCTGCCGTACTCACCCCCGACGCGCTCGGCGTCCTCGAAAACGTCGAAATCGGACGCTGA
- a CDS encoding family 2 encapsulin nanocompartment cargo protein terpene cyclase, which yields MQPFELPEFYLPWPARLNPHLESARKNTKAWSCEMGMLAPESDEGSHFTWSEKEFDSHDYALLCAYTHPDAPSRELDLVTDWYVWVFYFDDHFLEHYKRTGDLAGAREYLSGLRAFMPAQPTNTAPRATNPVEWGLADLWARTASGMSADWLARFAESTQNLLEDCVWELTNITQDRVPNPIDYVEMRRKVGGAPWSADLVEVANGVEIPPAVAAARPMRVLKDTFADGVHLRNDIFSYQRETEEEGEVNNGVLVMERFFDSTPQQAADLTNDLLTSRLQQFEDTALTEVPPLCDENGLDPVARASVLTYIKGLQDWQAGGHEWHLRSSRYMNDGAVTKPASVLGGPTGLGTSASTLLLSRATPGLRHRSQRHAHAPMQPVGHLPLPELYMPFPIRVSPHLDAARRYAVGWAREMGMFDSVPGVEQGGVWDQRRFIGFDFAHCAAMIHADASPDQLNLSSDWLAWGTYGDDYFPLVFGATRNLAGAKLCNDRLSAFMPLDAGAVPEPTNPIERGLADLWRRTAGPMTMSARQQFRTAVEDMTSSWLWELANQAQHRIPDPVDYIEMRRKTFGSDMTMSLSRLAQSDVVPAEIYRTTVIRELESAAQDYACFTNDLFSYQKEIEFEGEIHNIVLVVENFLAVDRLKARDIVADLMAARMRQFEHIIADELPVLFDQYALTEPARRGLTRHADELKEWMSGILEWHRRCVRYTEAELQRNRTPNVGHRSAADGDRQAVRRLLSGPSGLGTSAARIASSRGTGHSAPGPW from the coding sequence ATGCAACCGTTCGAGCTGCCGGAGTTCTACCTGCCCTGGCCGGCGCGGCTGAATCCCCACCTGGAGTCGGCGCGGAAGAACACCAAGGCGTGGTCCTGCGAAATGGGCATGCTGGCGCCCGAATCGGACGAGGGCAGCCATTTCACCTGGAGTGAAAAGGAATTCGACTCCCACGACTACGCCTTGCTGTGCGCCTACACCCATCCGGACGCACCGTCACGAGAGCTGGATCTGGTCACCGACTGGTACGTGTGGGTGTTCTACTTCGACGACCACTTCCTCGAGCACTACAAGCGCACCGGAGATCTGGCCGGGGCCCGGGAGTACCTTTCCGGTCTCCGGGCGTTCATGCCGGCGCAGCCCACCAACACCGCGCCGCGTGCGACCAATCCGGTCGAGTGGGGGCTGGCGGATCTGTGGGCGCGCACGGCCTCGGGGATGTCCGCGGACTGGCTGGCCCGGTTCGCGGAAAGCACGCAGAACCTCCTCGAGGACTGCGTGTGGGAACTGACCAACATCACCCAGGACCGGGTGCCCAATCCGATCGACTACGTCGAGATGCGCCGCAAGGTCGGCGGCGCACCGTGGTCGGCCGACCTCGTCGAGGTCGCCAACGGGGTCGAGATCCCGCCTGCGGTCGCCGCGGCCAGGCCGATGCGGGTGCTCAAGGACACCTTCGCCGACGGGGTGCACCTGCGCAACGACATCTTCTCCTACCAGCGGGAGACCGAGGAGGAGGGCGAGGTCAACAACGGGGTGCTGGTCATGGAGAGGTTCTTCGACTCCACCCCGCAGCAGGCCGCCGACCTCACCAATGATCTGCTGACGTCTCGGTTGCAGCAGTTCGAGGACACCGCTCTGACCGAGGTACCGCCCCTGTGCGACGAGAACGGCCTGGACCCCGTGGCTCGCGCGAGTGTGCTCACCTACATCAAGGGGCTGCAGGATTGGCAGGCCGGCGGTCACGAATGGCACCTGCGTTCGTCCCGCTACATGAACGACGGCGCCGTCACCAAACCGGCGAGCGTGCTCGGCGGTCCGACCGGACTGGGCACCTCCGCGAGCACGCTGCTGCTGTCCCGAGCAACGCCTGGATTGCGGCACAGGTCCCAGCGGCACGCCCACGCGCCGATGCAACCGGTGGGACATCTGCCGCTGCCGGAGTTGTACATGCCGTTCCCGATCCGGGTCAGCCCGCACCTGGATGCCGCGCGGCGGTACGCGGTCGGCTGGGCGCGGGAGATGGGCATGTTCGACTCGGTGCCCGGCGTGGAACAGGGCGGCGTGTGGGACCAGCGGCGCTTCATCGGCTTCGACTTCGCGCACTGCGCCGCGATGATCCACGCCGATGCCAGCCCCGACCAGCTCAACCTGTCGTCGGACTGGCTGGCCTGGGGAACCTACGGCGACGACTACTTCCCCCTCGTGTTCGGCGCCACCCGCAATCTCGCGGGGGCGAAGCTCTGCAACGACAGGCTCTCGGCGTTCATGCCACTGGACGCCGGGGCCGTCCCGGAGCCGACGAACCCGATCGAGCGGGGCCTGGCGGACCTGTGGCGGCGCACCGCAGGGCCGATGACGATGTCCGCGCGCCAGCAGTTCCGCACCGCGGTGGAGGACATGACCTCCAGCTGGCTGTGGGAGTTGGCCAACCAGGCTCAGCATCGGATTCCGGACCCGGTCGACTACATCGAGATGCGTCGCAAGACGTTCGGGTCCGACATGACGATGAGCCTGTCCCGTCTCGCGCAGTCGGATGTCGTGCCGGCGGAGATCTACCGGACGACGGTCATCCGCGAGTTGGAGAGCGCGGCGCAGGACTACGCCTGTTTCACCAATGACCTGTTCTCCTACCAGAAGGAGATCGAGTTCGAGGGCGAGATCCACAACATCGTGCTGGTGGTGGAGAACTTCCTGGCAGTGGATCGCCTCAAGGCCCGTGACATCGTCGCCGACCTGATGGCGGCGAGGATGCGGCAGTTCGAGCACATCATCGCCGACGAGCTGCCGGTGCTGTTCGATCAGTACGCCCTCACCGAGCCCGCCCGCCGGGGCCTGACCCGCCACGCCGACGAACTCAAGGAGTGGATGTCGGGGATCCTGGAATGGCATCGCAGGTGCGTGCGCTACACCGAGGCAGAACTCCAGCGGAATCGCACGCCGAACGTCGGACACCGCTCCGCCGCTGACGGTGATCGGCAAGCAGTGCGACGACTGCTCTCCGGTCCCAGCGGGTTGGGCACCTCCGCCGCCCGGATCGCGTCGTCACGCGGTACCGGACACTCCGCGCCCGGTCCGTGGTGA
- a CDS encoding carboxymuconolactone decarboxylase family protein, whose translation MARLEYQSVDSEIADRIRERRGGQLTPLDQMLLHSPPIADGWNSLLGAIRTRASLPADIRELAVLRVAALNGADYEWNAHEPVAHRAGLTPEQTEALRVGAVDPAAMLTAPQRAALAYIDAMTRAIEVPDPIFDALRAHFDDQHIVELTATIGTYNLVSRFLVALHVGRPDEPTEPDTLDENGALA comes from the coding sequence ATGGCACGCCTGGAATACCAGAGCGTTGACAGCGAAATCGCTGATCGGATCCGTGAGCGGCGCGGCGGGCAGCTCACACCACTGGACCAGATGCTGCTGCACAGTCCCCCGATCGCCGACGGATGGAACAGTTTGCTGGGAGCGATCCGCACCCGTGCCAGCCTGCCCGCCGACATCCGGGAACTCGCGGTCCTGCGCGTCGCTGCTCTCAACGGTGCCGACTACGAGTGGAACGCGCACGAACCGGTCGCGCACCGGGCCGGGCTCACCCCCGAGCAGACCGAAGCACTCCGCGTCGGCGCCGTCGACCCGGCGGCCATGCTCACGGCGCCGCAGCGCGCCGCGCTCGCCTACATCGATGCGATGACTCGGGCCATCGAGGTGCCGGACCCGATCTTCGACGCACTGCGCGCACACTTCGACGACCAGCACATCGTCGAGCTCACCGCGACCATCGGCACCTACAACCTGGTCTCCCGCTTCCTGGTCGCCCTGCACGTCGGTCGCCCGGACGAGCCGACCGAACCCGACACCCTCGACGAGAACGGAGCACTGGCATGA
- a CDS encoding family 2B encapsulin nanocompartment shell protein, with product MDWWCVVTGIEPVAQGIDSGQSQLSLGTAAARNLATTTKTPPQMQSITSRWLLRLLPWVQASGGAYRVNRRLTYQVGDGRVTFTNEGAQVRVIPGELCELPLLRGFEDTDVLEALASRFVQREYGAGEVIAESGRQADEVVLIAHGKVNQLGVGEYGDQTVLDVLADGAYIGGQVLADGQGTWEFTAKTVTPCTVLALPRQAVQELSERSEALRTHLEQARNRPQKEHNPDGEAAIAVASGHDGEPDLPGTFVDYDINPREYELSVAQTVLRVHTRVADLYNQPMDQVEQQLRLTIEELRERQEHEMINNRDFGLLHNADLRQRIHTRTGAPTPDDMDELLATVWKDPGFFLAHPRAIAAFGRECSRRGLYPQSVDVGGHHVPAWRGVPIFPCNKIPVSKTRTSSILLMRTGEQNQGVVGLHQTGLPDEYEPGLSVRFMGINEKALISYLVSTYYSAAVLVPDALGVLEHVELGREG from the coding sequence ATGGATTGGTGGTGTGTGGTGACGGGTATTGAGCCTGTGGCCCAGGGCATTGACAGTGGACAGTCGCAGTTGAGCTTGGGTACTGCGGCGGCGCGGAATCTGGCGACGACGACGAAGACGCCGCCGCAGATGCAGTCGATCACCTCGCGCTGGTTGTTGCGGCTGCTGCCGTGGGTGCAGGCGTCCGGTGGCGCGTACCGAGTGAACCGCCGGTTGACCTACCAGGTCGGTGACGGGCGGGTGACCTTCACCAACGAGGGAGCCCAGGTGCGCGTCATTCCCGGGGAACTGTGCGAATTGCCGCTGTTGCGGGGTTTCGAGGACACGGACGTACTGGAGGCCTTGGCCTCGCGCTTCGTGCAACGTGAGTACGGGGCGGGTGAGGTGATCGCCGAGTCCGGCCGACAGGCCGACGAGGTGGTGCTGATCGCGCACGGCAAGGTGAACCAGCTGGGGGTCGGCGAGTACGGGGACCAGACGGTCCTGGACGTGCTCGCGGACGGCGCCTACATCGGCGGGCAGGTGCTGGCCGATGGGCAGGGCACGTGGGAGTTCACGGCCAAGACGGTGACACCGTGCACGGTGCTGGCGCTGCCGCGGCAGGCCGTGCAGGAGCTGAGCGAGCGGTCCGAGGCGCTGCGGACCCACCTCGAGCAGGCACGGAATCGCCCGCAGAAGGAGCACAACCCGGATGGGGAGGCCGCGATCGCGGTCGCTTCGGGGCATGACGGGGAACCGGATTTGCCGGGAACGTTCGTCGATTACGACATCAACCCGCGCGAGTACGAGCTCAGCGTCGCCCAGACGGTGCTGCGGGTGCACACCCGGGTCGCCGATCTCTACAACCAGCCGATGGATCAGGTCGAGCAGCAGCTGCGGTTGACCATCGAGGAGCTGCGCGAGCGCCAAGAGCACGAGATGATCAACAACCGTGATTTCGGGTTGCTGCACAACGCGGATCTGCGTCAGCGTATCCACACACGCACCGGCGCTCCGACCCCGGACGACATGGACGAGCTGTTGGCCACGGTGTGGAAGGACCCGGGTTTCTTCCTCGCCCACCCCCGTGCGATCGCCGCGTTCGGACGGGAGTGCAGCCGCCGGGGCCTCTACCCGCAGAGCGTCGACGTCGGTGGGCACCACGTCCCGGCCTGGCGCGGCGTTCCGATCTTCCCTTGCAACAAGATCCCCGTGAGCAAGACCCGCACCAGCTCGATCCTGCTGATGCGCACCGGCGAGCAGAACCAGGGCGTGGTCGGACTGCACCAGACGGGTCTGCCCGACGAGTACGAGCCGGGTCTGTCGGTGCGGTTCATGGGAATCAACGAGAAGGCCCTCATTTCCTACCTGGTCAGCACGTACTATTCGGCGGCGGTGCTGGTGCCGGACGCGCTGGGTGTGCTCGAGCACGTCGAGCTCGGGCGGGAAGGCTGA
- a CDS encoding SDR family NAD(P)-dependent oxidoreductase produces MSGRLAGKVAIVTGAGSAGPGWGNGRATAVIFAREGARVLVVDREAGPLESTLGVIAEEGGTAVAHTCDVTDSAAVAGMVEEARTAFGRVDVLVNNVGGSRHGGPVELDEQTWQAQLDTNLSSAYLGCKHVIPVMKEHGGGAIVNIASASGLRWTGSAQVGYASAKAGVIQLSKVVAVQHAPDQIRVNTVVPGQLHTPMVEARLAGQRAGGDVDALLAQRQARIPLGFMGDGRDTAHAALFLASDEARFVTGTEIVVDGGMTARCD; encoded by the coding sequence ATGAGCGGTCGACTGGCAGGCAAGGTCGCGATCGTCACCGGTGCGGGCAGCGCCGGTCCGGGGTGGGGCAACGGACGTGCAACGGCGGTCATCTTCGCCCGCGAGGGCGCACGGGTGCTGGTCGTGGACCGCGAGGCCGGACCACTGGAATCGACCCTGGGGGTGATCGCCGAGGAGGGCGGCACCGCGGTGGCGCACACGTGCGATGTCACCGACTCCGCAGCGGTCGCGGGCATGGTCGAGGAGGCCCGCACCGCGTTCGGGAGGGTCGACGTGCTGGTCAACAACGTCGGCGGCTCACGGCACGGTGGACCGGTGGAACTCGACGAGCAGACCTGGCAGGCGCAGCTGGACACCAACCTCTCCAGCGCCTACCTCGGCTGCAAACATGTCATCCCCGTCATGAAGGAGCATGGCGGCGGTGCGATCGTGAACATCGCATCGGCCTCCGGGCTGCGTTGGACCGGCTCGGCACAGGTGGGATACGCGTCGGCGAAAGCAGGCGTCATCCAGCTGTCCAAAGTGGTCGCTGTGCAGCACGCTCCCGACCAGATCCGGGTCAACACAGTGGTGCCGGGGCAGCTGCACACCCCCATGGTCGAAGCTCGTCTCGCCGGACAACGCGCCGGCGGTGACGTGGATGCGCTGCTCGCCCAACGCCAGGCCCGCATCCCGCTCGGGTTCATGGGAGACGGTCGCGACACCGCACACGCCGCGCTTTTCCTCGCTTCCGACGAAGCGCGATTCGTCACCGGCACCGAGATCGTCGTCGACGGCGGCATGACCGCCCGCTGCGACTGA
- a CDS encoding IclR family transcriptional regulator domain-containing protein, with protein sequence MSREDPDFIDSVDKAFQVMMAFSAEHPELTISQAAELTGLTRATVRRVLLTFTRVGFATQRDRRFRLTSKVMRLGYGYLSSSPWWEHAEPHMRDLSSSTQESSSLATLDGAEIVYLARVPSPRSVSITLNIGSRLPAYPTSLGRVLLAALPDAELDAYLEEVELTPLTSHTITDRRELREALMTVREDGFALIDGEREEGVRSVAAPIRDRSGVIAALNISVNAARIPAGELRDRCAPLVREHADAISTEINHR encoded by the coding sequence GTGTCACGGGAAGATCCGGATTTCATCGATTCCGTCGACAAGGCCTTCCAGGTCATGATGGCCTTCTCCGCGGAGCATCCGGAGCTGACCATCAGCCAGGCGGCCGAGCTCACCGGCCTCACTCGCGCGACCGTCCGTCGCGTGCTGCTGACCTTCACCCGCGTCGGGTTCGCCACCCAGCGGGACCGCCGGTTCCGGTTGACGTCGAAGGTGATGCGCCTCGGCTACGGTTACCTTTCTTCCTCTCCGTGGTGGGAGCACGCTGAGCCGCACATGCGCGACCTGTCCAGTTCCACGCAGGAATCGTCCTCGCTGGCGACGTTGGACGGCGCGGAGATCGTCTACCTGGCGCGGGTGCCGAGTCCGCGGAGCGTGTCGATCACGCTGAACATCGGCTCGCGGCTGCCGGCTTACCCGACGTCGCTCGGCCGGGTTCTGCTCGCGGCGTTGCCGGACGCCGAACTCGATGCCTACCTCGAAGAGGTCGAGCTCACGCCACTCACCTCGCACACGATCACAGACCGGCGCGAGCTGCGCGAGGCCCTGATGACGGTTCGCGAGGACGGCTTCGCGTTGATCGATGGTGAACGAGAAGAGGGCGTCCGCTCGGTCGCGGCTCCCATCCGGGACCGCAGTGGCGTCATCGCCGCACTCAACATCTCGGTCAACGCGGCGCGCATCCCCGCTGGAGAACTTCGCGACCGATGCGCGCCCCTCGTGCGCGAACACGCCGACGCCATCTCCACCGAAATCAACCACCGCTGA
- a CDS encoding GntR family transcriptional regulator yields MTIGNADSPPQSRTAWVAERIREDVAAGTIRPGELIKQTVLAKRYGVSPTPVREALRILEADGMIVYSTHKGATVREMTPETAADLYRLRAAVESVAAGMAVERMTAEGLQEIERQHAEIDRAVREGAAPAELSRLNKQFHFSIYARSSPLVLQYVEALWVRFTPPATVWGSEDAAMALQRDHDAILKAVRKGDAEAAARLTAEHVRHAAAIRDSNPQLRAAGGQDREDLTGL; encoded by the coding sequence ATGACCATCGGCAACGCGGACTCCCCGCCGCAGAGCCGCACGGCCTGGGTCGCCGAGCGGATCCGCGAGGACGTCGCCGCCGGCACCATCCGGCCCGGCGAGCTGATCAAGCAGACGGTGCTGGCCAAGCGGTACGGCGTCAGCCCCACCCCCGTCCGGGAGGCGCTGCGCATCCTGGAGGCGGACGGCATGATCGTCTACTCCACGCACAAGGGCGCCACGGTCCGGGAGATGACGCCGGAGACCGCGGCCGACCTCTACCGGCTGCGCGCCGCCGTCGAATCCGTGGCCGCCGGGATGGCGGTCGAGCGCATGACCGCCGAGGGACTTCAGGAAATCGAGAGGCAGCACGCCGAGATCGACCGGGCGGTGCGCGAGGGAGCCGCACCCGCCGAGCTCTCACGTCTGAACAAGCAGTTCCACTTCTCGATCTACGCGCGGTCCTCGCCGCTGGTCCTGCAGTACGTCGAGGCCCTGTGGGTGCGCTTCACCCCGCCCGCGACCGTGTGGGGCAGCGAGGACGCCGCCATGGCACTGCAGCGCGACCACGACGCGATTCTGAAGGCCGTGCGAAAAGGTGACGCGGAAGCCGCCGCCAGGCTCACCGCCGAACACGTGCGGCACGCCGCGGCCATCCGCGACTCGAACCCGCAACTGCGGGCCGCAGGCGGACAGGACCGGGAGGACCTCACCGGCCTCTGA
- a CDS encoding MmgE/PrpD family protein — translation MDAHAGLTRHVAKWIVEQQARPLPADLDHHLRRMTLDAVGGMVASSVSPVSGAVARHTAALYSGDAATAIGHGASSVLGAALVNGTNGHGIESDEGYTPGSMHPTSVVLPTVFALGQSLGADAGRVRTAAAIGMELACRIAAAGHPATRNRHFHNTPLGGVFGATAAAAVLRGLSETETAHALGIAGSHAGGLFEFLGDSAEVKRFHPGKAARDGIAAADLAVAGLTGPTTVLEGTDGYFAAYAGSVGEAWFPERVTDGLGEQWVVLKTYVKPYPCCRHLHGAIDGALRLRREHEIDPADIAAVRVETFPIAARHTGTDLDTILQAQLSLPYAVAVALTRGAVTLTDFEPAAREDAAVRALMGRVSVTVDPDADAAYPRSGRPARTTVEFTSGRTRTTWVQHPYGEPANPLSDEALEDKVRGLCEPVVGAAATADLITAVRAFEGLDFLADVDRAIRSRALVAG, via the coding sequence ATGGACGCACATGCGGGACTGACCCGGCACGTCGCGAAGTGGATCGTCGAGCAGCAGGCACGGCCACTGCCCGCCGACCTCGACCACCACCTGCGCCGGATGACGCTCGACGCGGTGGGCGGCATGGTGGCCAGCTCGGTGAGCCCGGTGTCCGGGGCTGTCGCACGGCACACGGCTGCCCTTTACTCCGGTGACGCGGCGACCGCGATCGGGCACGGAGCGTCGTCAGTCCTGGGTGCGGCGCTGGTCAACGGAACCAACGGGCACGGCATCGAGTCCGACGAGGGCTACACCCCGGGCAGCATGCACCCCACCTCGGTGGTGCTGCCGACGGTGTTCGCCCTGGGCCAGAGCCTCGGCGCCGACGCCGGACGCGTGCGCACCGCGGCCGCGATCGGCATGGAACTCGCGTGCCGGATCGCCGCCGCCGGCCACCCGGCCACCCGCAACCGGCACTTCCACAACACCCCGCTGGGCGGAGTCTTCGGCGCCACCGCCGCGGCGGCCGTGCTCCGCGGGCTGTCGGAAACCGAGACCGCGCACGCACTCGGCATCGCCGGATCCCACGCGGGCGGGCTGTTCGAGTTCCTCGGGGACTCGGCCGAGGTCAAGCGCTTCCACCCGGGCAAGGCCGCCCGCGACGGTATCGCCGCAGCGGACCTGGCCGTCGCCGGACTCACCGGTCCGACCACGGTCCTGGAAGGCACCGACGGATACTTCGCCGCCTACGCTGGTTCGGTGGGGGAGGCATGGTTCCCCGAGCGCGTCACCGACGGACTCGGTGAGCAGTGGGTCGTGCTGAAGACCTACGTCAAGCCTTACCCGTGCTGTCGGCACCTGCACGGTGCCATCGACGGTGCGCTGCGGCTGCGTCGCGAGCACGAGATCGACCCGGCCGATATCGCCGCGGTGCGGGTCGAGACGTTCCCGATCGCCGCCCGGCACACCGGGACCGACCTGGACACGATCCTGCAGGCGCAGCTGAGCCTGCCCTACGCGGTCGCCGTCGCCCTCACCAGGGGCGCGGTGACTCTGACCGACTTCGAGCCCGCTGCCCGCGAGGACGCCGCGGTCCGGGCTCTGATGGGCCGCGTCTCGGTGACCGTCGATCCAGACGCCGACGCCGCCTACCCCCGGTCCGGACGCCCGGCGAGAACCACCGTCGAGTTCACCAGCGGGCGCACCCGCACCACCTGGGTGCAGCATCCGTACGGCGAGCCGGCGAACCCGCTGTCCGACGAGGCGCTCGAGGACAAGGTCCGCGGGTTGTGCGAACCGGTGGTCGGCGCGGCCGCCACCGCCGACCTCATCACCGCTGTCCGGGCCTTCGAGGGGCTGGACTTCCTGGCCGACGTCGACCGCGCGATCCGGTCCCGCGCGCTCGTCGCCGGCTGA
- a CDS encoding amidohydrolase family protein, which yields MSTAGGPVEHTVQPRTASGTPRSDDRRARRRLRRALPHLRPTSLSPYAPDRTFTPPEAQLADLEKLHHLLGFHRAVIVQSAVHGADHASLVAALEEGAGRYRGVALIRPGTSAAEVGRLHDAGVRGTRLHFTPHLGPAPTPGAIEAITDLVRPHGWHIALHVAGNGLAEHEDFIRSLPLPVVIDHMGRVDLRRGLDSPAVTALRRLLDTGRVWVKLSGADRLATVPPDMSDSAALATLLARTAPQRVVWGTDFPHPNTHGFVPDDGDLVDLLAEVAPTEADRRRLLVDNPAKCFDFPR from the coding sequence TTGAGCACAGCAGGAGGCCCAGTTGAGCACACCGTCCAACCCAGGACCGCATCCGGCACCCCACGCTCCGATGATCGACGTGCCCGCCGACGCCTGCGGCGCGCACTGCCACATCTTCGGCCCACGAGCCTGTCCCCGTACGCGCCGGACCGGACCTTCACACCCCCCGAAGCGCAGCTCGCCGATCTGGAGAAGCTGCACCACCTGCTCGGGTTCCACAGGGCGGTGATCGTCCAGTCGGCTGTGCACGGCGCCGACCACGCCTCCCTGGTGGCCGCGTTGGAGGAAGGCGCGGGCCGATACCGCGGTGTTGCGCTGATCCGCCCCGGCACCTCCGCTGCGGAAGTCGGCCGCTTGCATGACGCCGGCGTTCGCGGTACCCGTCTGCACTTCACCCCGCATCTCGGACCCGCGCCTACGCCTGGAGCGATCGAAGCGATCACGGATCTGGTTCGTCCCCACGGCTGGCACATCGCGCTGCACGTCGCCGGCAACGGCCTCGCCGAACACGAGGACTTCATCAGGTCGCTGCCGCTTCCGGTCGTCATCGACCACATGGGCCGTGTCGATCTGCGCCGGGGCCTCGACTCTCCTGCGGTGACGGCTTTGCGCCGGCTGCTCGACACCGGGCGGGTCTGGGTCAAGCTCAGCGGCGCCGACCGCCTTGCCACCGTTCCACCGGACATGAGCGACTCCGCCGCGCTCGCCACGCTGCTTGCCAGGACTGCGCCGCAACGGGTTGTGTGGGGTACGGACTTCCCCCACCCCAACACCCACGGCTTCGTCCCCGACGACGGTGACCTGGTCGACCTCCTCGCCGAAGTCGCCCCCACGGAGGCCGACCGAAGACGACTGCTGGTCGACAACCCCGCGAAATGCTTCGATTTCCCGCGCTGA